GAAGGAGATTCTGTTCTTATTTTAAACCAAGGGGAAGCTTTTTATGAAAAGTGGAAAGGTTATTATGAAAGAGGATTATCTGGCGAAACTTTTAAAACATACGAAAGGTTTTTAAGTCCGATTACAGGAAAAGAGGAACACCGCGAAGTATTTTTTAATCCTATCAGAAATACAAACCAAGATATCACAGGTCTTGCCTGTTTTTCTAAAGACATTACCGATTTAATGGTGAAACGAATGGAACTTGTTTCGAGCGAGAGAAGGTATCGTGCTCTTGTTGAAAATGGGGCAGATGCCATTGCCATTCTTACCACAAACGGTTATGCTAAATATGTTTCTCCATCCATTACCAAAGTTCTGGGATATTCAGAATCCGAAGCTATGGAGATGAATTTATTTGATATCCTCCATCCTGATGATGTTCCCAAAATCAAAAAAAGATTGGAAGAGGTTGTAACCCTTCCAGAAGGAAATTCCCTTCCGAGCCATAATTTTAGAGTCAAACACCAGAATGGTTCTTGGAGGTGGATGGAATCCACAATCACCAACTTACTGGAGGATGAAAGTATCGGTGGGATTGTGGATAATTTTCATGATGTGACTGAACGAGTTGTCCAGATTACGGCCATTCAAACTCAAAATGAAAAACTTAAGGCCATTGCTTGGACCCAGTCCCATGTGGTGCGAAATCCTTTGGCCAAACTTATGGGAATTGTGGATCTGATCAAAACGGGAACCTTATCTCCCGCAGAAGAGAAAAAAAGTCTAGACCACCTAATGGATTCGGCAAAGGAACTAGACGAAATCATCCAAGACATTGTTCTAAAATCCCAAAGAGTCATAGTTCCCTGAATTTATTCTAACGGGCTGGTTTATTTTATCTTGCTTCTTGTACTAAATTAGTTCTAATTCGTGCCATGGTTTTCTCAACATTTCTTTCGGACTTAGTCCTTTCCTTAGTTTCCCTGGCGATGGCTTATCGGTTCGTCGGGAAGTCTCCCATTCCGTCTCGTTCCGCTTTGTATGGATTTGCCATCATCGGAATTTCAGCAGGACTTGGTTCCATTCACTTCCTCGGAATCAATACATTAGATTCTATCTATCGTTTTTTTGTCGGATTGTCTGGATGTGTGGGTGTTCCTCTTTTAGGATTGGCATTCTTTCATTTCACCTTTCGTTCTTTGTCGGAAAAAACTTTTTTCCTTTTCATCGCTGTCGCGTTTCTTCTCTACTTAGCATTTTCTTATCTCTATCCATTGGGTATTTATTCGACAGTAGTTGGTGGAATTGCGATGTTTATCATCCTGATTAGTTCTCTAGTACGATTCCCTAGAAAATCAAATGCTGCTGTGATGGGAATCATTGGTTCTGTTTTGTTTATTGTTGCAGGACTCGTGATTGGTACTAAGGGATCAACCGGAACCATTTTGAATGTTGATATCTTTCATATCTTACTTGCGATTGCCAATTACTGCATAGCAGAGGGAATCAAAAAATTAAGCTAGATTAAAAGAGAGGAGTTTTCAGAATATATTTCCACGTGTGACTATGGAAAACTTCTCTAATTCAACATTAGAAAAAATACTAAAACTCCAAACAGAATTAACTGCTACCAAACCAGATGTACCTCATTTATTAGATCTCATCACGATTCGTGCAAAAGAGATCACTGGTTCAAGCGGTGCTGTATTTGAACTTGTAGAAGGTGAAGATATAGTTTACCGTGCAGCAAGTGGTATTGCAGAAAAACAAATTGGCCTTAGAATTCCCATAAAAGGTAGTTTTTCTGGACTCAGCCTTCAATCCAAAGAAACTTTATACTGTATTGATTCCGAATTAGATGACAGAGTCAATAGGGACGCATGTCGTCGTGTTGGCCTTCGTTCTATGATTGTTTTGCCTTTGTATTTTGATTCCGAAATATTGGGTGTATTAAAAGTTCTAAGTTCTGAAGTTGATGCCTATTCATCTGACGATACATATGTGTTGAACATGTTATCAGGTACACTGGCAGCCATTTTACATAATGCATACAGATGGGCAGAAAGAGAAAAAAGTCTTCAATCTATGGCATACCTTGCCAGTCACGATGCACTCACTGGTATTTACAATCGTTCTGCCTTTTATGATTATCTAAGAAGGGGATTAATCCGACTTCAAAATGATAAGTCTAATATCACTGTTGCTTTATTTGATTTGGATGGTCTGAAAGTAGTGAATGATACTCTCGGACATGCTGCAGGTGATTTTTATTTATCCAAATTTGCAAATCGACTTTCACATTTAGTCCCAGACCAAGATGTTTTTGCTCGCCTGGGAGGGGATGAATTTGGTCTCATTATGATCCATCAGGAATCAAAAGAGTCTGCGATTGCGCATCTTAGTAACCTAAGAAAGATGGTCGAAGGTGAAGTCCAGTTCGAGACAACAAAACTCCAAATCCAAACCAGTTTGGGGATTGCCTTTTATCCAGAAGATGGGATTGAACCGGATGCCTTACTGGCGGTTGCCGATACACGTATGTATGAAAACAAACGGAATCGAAAAATAAATAAATAGAAATCGCAAGAGGCATTCATTTCTTCATTTGTGCGGTCTAAACAATACAAATGGCCAACACATCCCCTCTATTTTCATCCTTTGTTCTACCAAATGGAGTGACTCTTCCCAATCGATTGATCAAAGCAGCGATGGAAGAAAACCTTTCCAATGCTAATTTAGAACCAGACAAAGCTCTTTGGAATTTATACGAATCCTGGGCCCGAGGTGGAGTTGGGGCAATGATTACTGGTAACGTAATGATTGATCACAGAGCCATGACAGGACCGGGAGGTGTTGTTCTTGAGGCAGGATCGTCACTTGATGCCTTTAAAACTTGGTCATCTCGAGCAAAAGTCGCAGGAGGGAAGATCATTATGCAGATCAATCACCCAGGTCGACAAGTTTTGGCAAAGTTAGGTGGTGAGGTTTGGGCTCCATCGGCGGTTCCAGTAGATATTGGAAATTTATCTAAACTACTGGGCCAACCAAAAGCTATGGCCGAACCAGAGATTTTAGAAACCATTCAACGATTTGCAAAAACTTCACAGTTGGCTGAAGAATCAGGATTTGATGGTGTAGAAATTCATGCGGCCCACGGTTATCTGATCAGTCAGTTTTTATCTCCGTTAGTCAACAGAAGAGAGGACATTTGGGGAGGAAGTCTAGAAAACCGATCTAGATTTTTAATGGAAGTGATCCGTGTAGTTCGGAAATCCGTAAAACCAAGTTTTATAGTCGCGGTGAAATTGAACTCTGCTGATTTTCAAAAAGGTGGTTTTCAGTTTGAGGATGCAAAAGAAGTTATTTCCAAAATACAAAAGTTAGGTGTTGATTTTATCGAATTGTCAGGTGGTAATTATGAAGCCCCTGCTATGCAAGGTGAGT
This genomic interval from Leptospira perdikensis contains the following:
- a CDS encoding DUF6962 family protein codes for the protein MVFSTFLSDLVLSLVSLAMAYRFVGKSPIPSRSALYGFAIIGISAGLGSIHFLGINTLDSIYRFFVGLSGCVGVPLLGLAFFHFTFRSLSEKTFFLFIAVAFLLYLAFSYLYPLGIYSTVVGGIAMFIILISSLVRFPRKSNAAVMGIIGSVLFIVAGLVIGTKGSTGTILNVDIFHILLAIANYCIAEGIKKLS
- a CDS encoding sensor domain-containing diguanylate cyclase, with the translated sequence MENFSNSTLEKILKLQTELTATKPDVPHLLDLITIRAKEITGSSGAVFELVEGEDIVYRAASGIAEKQIGLRIPIKGSFSGLSLQSKETLYCIDSELDDRVNRDACRRVGLRSMIVLPLYFDSEILGVLKVLSSEVDAYSSDDTYVLNMLSGTLAAILHNAYRWAEREKSLQSMAYLASHDALTGIYNRSAFYDYLRRGLIRLQNDKSNITVALFDLDGLKVVNDTLGHAAGDFYLSKFANRLSHLVPDQDVFARLGGDEFGLIMIHQESKESAIAHLSNLRKMVEGEVQFETTKLQIQTSLGIAFYPEDGIEPDALLAVADTRMYENKRNRKINK
- a CDS encoding NADH:flavin oxidoreductase/NADH oxidase family protein — translated: MANTSPLFSSFVLPNGVTLPNRLIKAAMEENLSNANLEPDKALWNLYESWARGGVGAMITGNVMIDHRAMTGPGGVVLEAGSSLDAFKTWSSRAKVAGGKIIMQINHPGRQVLAKLGGEVWAPSAVPVDIGNLSKLLGQPKAMAEPEILETIQRFAKTSQLAEESGFDGVEIHAAHGYLISQFLSPLVNRREDIWGGSLENRSRFLMEVIRVVRKSVKPSFIVAVKLNSADFQKGGFQFEDAKEVISKIQKLGVDFIELSGGNYEAPAMQGESRDGSTLSREAYFLEFASEVAKTATVPILVTGGIRRKPIAESVLESGVPLVGIATALALNPNLPNDWKEEKQEIPVLPEPNWKSKTLKGLANMAMVRYQLNRLSQNKRPTVKVSPILRLLLDQIRLSRLTKRYQSWMRKNS